ATTGTTAACAGTTATACTgttataagtgtaaaaaatgtaagtgtaaaaaagtgtgtgtgtatatatatatatatatatatatgtatatatatatatatatatatatatatatatatatatatacacacacacacacacacttttttacacttactttgtgcattcacagaaagtcatcgcaaaagaaatgctgctctttaatacagttgaaaaccAGCGTTTCATCCATCTGTCttttataccgcttgtcctcactagagtcgcgggcatgttggagcctatctcagctgtcttcgggcgagagtcGCGGTACATCCTGGTCACCGGTCACCGGTCaccaccagccaatcgcaaggcacagagaaaacccaagcatggggagaacataatacataatatataaaatctaaatataatataaactaTAAAGCTataatatatttgatatataatatgatatacacacatgcactcctgatcaaaatcttaagaccagttgaaaaattgttagaatttgcaatttgcacatttggatcttaatgaggtttgaagtagagctacaatatgcaaaagcaagaagggggagtgagacaaaaagcacttggaaaaagtaatttattgaaaacaacaattaaactgaaataggctgttaatcacctgatcaaaagtttaagaccatcgctcaaaaaaataacaaaaaactctccaaaccagaaccaaaaatgttctcagtaggactcagtaatgagtagctccaccgttcttgttaatcacttcaaaaaatggtttgggcatgcttgatgcgagtgtttccaggaggctagtgggaacattgctccaagtggtgaagatggcttcacaaagggcatcaactgtctggaactgatggccatttttataaaattcccttgccatccatccccaaatgttctctatgggatttaaatgaggggaacatgcaggatggtccaaaagagtgatgttattctccctgaagaagtccttggtcaagcgatcATTGTTGtcctgcagcgttgtcctgttgaaaaaaatgtatctggACACATGATAAACTGAGAGAGTGATGTGGGTAATTAGCATGCTAAAAATAACATGATACTCCATCCACCAAGAATATCAATAAATTACCCCAttagtacatgtacagtatatttcatgTAAAACATCAAAGCTTCCTTCTGCCATGAGGTTGTATAAGACATTAAGAAGCCATAATCCAATCACACTAGTACACCTGAACAAGGCAGATAAGCCTGTTGTTGTCATCTATATGCAAACTTAGTGTGACTTCATTTCTgcatctgtttttgttttcacgCTGCAAACGCATCAGAGCTCTTCCCCTTCCAAGCCCGCCACGGTAAGCTTTGAGATCAAAAATTATTATCCTGATGATTATTATCCTAATGATAATCATttcactatagtcacctttaataCTACATTTGCATCTGTTTTATTATGGAAGCACCCTGAGCCACACCATGAGTGTGCCATCTATGAGGTaaatctctttttttccctctaatgATTACGCAGCAGTGTGGTAGTAAAGTAAATCACTTATCAAAATATATTGTCTTCCTAGACACTCTTCTACATTCAAGTCTTTCGAAGAAATGGTTGGCAGCATGAAGGTGAGTTAAGGTAATAGTATGCACACAGCGCTCTTGCACCAATATTGCTCACATACTTTCTGAATCCCACAGGACAAGATGACAAATAATGGAGAAACGTGTGGCTTTGAGAGAAAAGCTGCACGTTACAACACTTGAGAACTGTTTTTCatatatgcctgtgaatattctcattcatcctggtcattgtattctcagggcattgaatcggtAGCaagtggactgttcaggttgtcttagaagacgtttgcctctcatccgagcatgctcaatgactagatgGGACAAaaactagtctgactagataggacagctctagtctgaggagtctggtgcaggatccaaagtatttatcctctgTTTTTCATATCATAATACAGAATATAAATGCTCTCTTTGGTTTGTCtgtgaaatgtaaaatatgAGCTACATTACCAGAATACTACTATGCAAGGATTTCGGCATGATGTTAAAttcattctaagaaatatttattttgaccTCTACATTGGCAGTTCATTGGGATTGTTTGTGACATTAGCAAATGATAATATTcctaaatatttttgtacttaaagATTTTTCAATTGAAGACAGTTAAATGATTCATGTGCTATGTTGATCGTTATGTGAATAAAATGGAGTGAATTAAAATGTTCCTCTCTAGAGAAATTTTGATTGAAATTTGTAACGATTCATACCACAACATTCAACTAATGCCTTTAACCATCATAAGGGAGTGTCTGCAACTTGTTgctaatgacattttttaaaccaaaaaatatgagAACACCACACCACAAATACAATTTGTTTGGAGTGatttgtgtggttatgataggctaacctttcaatgatagctaatgttagtaaCTAAACTTAGCCACATTACTATTGTTAGCTGACAAAAAACATGCGTGTATGTTACATCTTACGTACATCTtacatactcaaagcaggaagagccGGGTTGTAGTGTAATACTATGTGTACTTTCAAATGTTGGTGCCCACTTGGCAGCTGGAAGTTCTTACAGTCCCTTTGAGAGATCTTGGGGACATTTTGTACCATGTTCAATCCTCCCCTCAGTGACAGTGTGAATGTGCATGGTTGTCTgtctctatatgtgccctgcaattgacttCCTTTAAATTTGCCTATATGTTAAAGCTATACAAAAACCAACACATTTTCCCCAATGACAGAAAGatcctattaaaaaaaaagcttcttcagttctaaaaCTGTGGGTGTGGAGTGTCCTTGTTTATGTCACTGGTGGGTGTGTGTCCTGGGGGTGGTCGCAAAAGGGTTGTTGTTTCTGTAGCGACTTCTAGAATGAATCATATATTGCTACAGCATACTAAAAGTCCAGCCAGACATAACTTCCTAAGATACAACAATGTATTTTGGTCCTCTGCAGGGAACAAGCGCTTCACAGTCTTATTCCAAGTGCAAAAACACTCTACAATAATAAAAGATGCTGTGGAGAGGACATCCTGGGCTTTTCCAGTTCTATGTGATTTGTTGGGATTTGTCTGATGAAATAGAAGTCTGTCTTCCCAAAATGGCTGCCATACTAACCAGGGTGTTACTTGTGGTCATAAAGTaagttaaaatgtattaaatatatccagttattgtgtttttaaaggtAGACAGTGTTTTTAAGCACATGTCTTAAATCAGTAGTTTGAGATGGTTTGGGGAACAGGCATTTTTAAGACACTGAAAACAACATAGcctattttttaatgtcttcTGAAGATGGTTGAAGCAACAAATCCATCAAGAATTATCAAGTGcattaaagtgtaaataatTAGCTTGATTTACTAAAAGAAATACATGTTTAATGCCatcataacaaaataaaaggatgTCACTGTAACGACAACAAAACTTCTgttccctgaccgggaatcgaacccgggccgcggcggtgagagcgccgaatcctaaccactagaccaccagggacAGCTGTATGCCATAAGGACATTTTGATATACATATCATATACAATGTATACACCGTTCGCGGAGCTTGTCTAAGTCGTCATACTTTTCAGCTCCCAAATGTCTTTCGTAAATGTTATTCAAAGGTGATTCAAAGCCTCTTCTTTCTTGCTATGCCGTCACCACGTTCTAGGCAATCCGCAGCGCGTGTCCCCAAGTGTTTCGCCCCGCCCTTCCCGAGTGTCAGCAGTATACGCGCCCCAGCAGAGGCTTTAAAAGCAGTCCTGCAGTCCTGTCTGATAGCGGCAGCCGTCAAGTAACACGCATCATTGTCTATCCACAAATGGGCCGTTAGAGCTACCAGAAGTCTTCCACCTTCCTGCAGCCATCCGAACCTTCCAACCGCGCTGGGAGCCAACAACTGCTTCCCAATTTTAACCTAAAAGGTATGTGATAAACTAGTATTTTTATACAGAAAGCCATTATGTGTGATACTGGAAGCATAAGCTTTTACGTGAACAAAATATCAGaatttttatttacatgttaGTAATGACTTAGCAGCTGTACAAGTGGGTTGTTTATGCATCTTCTGCAGTACAAAGTGTTCTCAGCTCCTTGAAATCCCCGAAGCCATCTGCTGCTCAGCTAAACTGTACAGCCGTCATCTGGTCCTTAAGGCGGAAAGATGCTGTGTTAATTCAAATAATGCCTTCAATACTGCTTTcatggcaatgttttttttcataaaacaaTTTCACACATTGTGTAAAAACTTTATTGACAGTCATGTTTGAACATAAATGCTCTGGGGGACTATTATTTGTTTGGGCCCCACAGCTTGTGCAGTTTGCCACACGAGTTGAGACGTGAGAAACTGGATTCCCAGAAGCAGCTGCCTCTGCTGCTATTTGGCCGTGCATTGGAATGCAGCACTGAGTGCACAACTGCATGCAGCACGGCACGTTTTAGACGTGTTTTGCCCATGTCAGAACTCGACAAAGTGATAGAATGCCCTGGCAAAATATATAGCAAATGATCAACAAGGATATGAAGGAAGAAAAAGTGTGACTGTATTTCCAGCCTGTTGTACCTGAGATCATCGTTCCATGTCTAGGTCACCATTGTACATCTGTGAGCGGTTTTCCACCTGAGGTCGGAGAAAATGGCAGCAATTCCATCAAGTGGCTCCCTCGTCGCCACCCATGATTACTACAGACGTGAGTCAGAGTCCTTCTAAATGGCATAACTTCCTCCaggaacatactgtacacctCCACATGACAAAAGCTGCCTTCTGTATGTAATTTAAACAAGTAAATGTATGTATATTCTTTCCAGGGCGCATCGGGTCTACCTCCAGCAACAGCTCGTGTAGCAGTGCTGAATACTCAGGGGAGGTCATCCCACACCACCCAGGTATGTATGACAAAGGTCAAGGTGGTGTTTTCAACTGGAAAGTCCAGGATGTCTCTAAATATCACATCTGCTCTCTACAGGACTTCCAAGACAAGACTCTGGTCACTGGTGGACCTCTTTTTTCTTTGCAAAATCCGGAGCTGAAAACCAAAAGTAagcttgtgttaaaaaaaaaaaaaaaaaactgaagccACACAAATGTTATCAAGTTATTTGCACTTGTGGTTTAAACTGTTGTTGGTTGCAGAAATGGAAGCTACACAGTGGCCAACGGTCAGGTGACCTGCATCGCCAGGGAAATGCTTCTGAAGCACCAACTCAGTGAAAACGGCGAAATTGGAAAGTTTGAGCCCTCCAACCCCCCGCCTGCCTCCTCCTAGAGGCGCCTCACCCTCCTCCTCAACACCAACTTGCCATCACAGTCCAGATGGAGATGATGGTGGCGATGAAGGATTGCTTTTTTAGTAAAtagttagctttttttttttgactgtatAGATTCTTTCTATGACGACCAAAAACAACTTGAGTGTTTTTCAtctatttcttcttgtaatttgctaaaaatgataataaaatgatTGCTCTCAGGTACTAGTTTTGTATTTCTTTGAAGATGTATGCAACCCTCAgctgagctgctgttttgtaACACAAGCAGCCTACTGTCCAAACTGCAGTAAGCTGGCTTTGTGTGACTGGCAATATGCCATTGTGTTGCTAAGAAGCTTGCATAACTTTCCATCTTACTATAAATGTAGGTCAGCATGAATACTGGAACACATGCTTGAAGAATGGTTTTGCAAGCATACTTCTCTGAATGGAAACAGCTGTGAAACATTTAACGCCTCTGTTCCCTGAAGGCCAATTTCAGTGTAAGTTTAGTTTCAATACACAGCAGCCGACTTGATGGTATCAATGCCCATGCTGCAATACTGAGCCTgaactgtatacagtatagttaaATTCAGCCCACTGGCAGAACAATGTATTAGAAATTAGAAATAATCTTAGTTATGGGAGTTGTTTGCAAAGATGTAATTGTAGTTTGTGATCTGTTTTccttatggtaatggtaatagcTTTATTTCTTTCACACATGCTAAACAAGTtactagggatgtaaatcttgTGGTAGACGATACGCATCTACAGTAGATACAcaggttaagatacgattcaaaacctatatgttttaaaaagagAACGATTTGATACGGTGTACAAATGATACCATTTGATTCGATACGATTTGATTcaaaggttacatttgttgatgtagacattaatcttacattataaaacaaagaagccaattctataaaagtggcattcttacagtattttcaaatgtgtaaaagagcacagcATGCTGCAAGGCAAGGATccccaataataaaaaaaaaaacacttgaaaaaataaaataatttgtaaataacgacatcaaattttatgtaaatgtaaaaacaaatgtaaaaaaaaaaaaaaaacctacagaaaccgggggatttctaactgtatacagtgttccctcatttatcgtggggaTTCGTTCCCAAAATAGCTTGCAATAAGTGAAACCTGCAAaatagccaactatattttttttacaattatatatgttttaaggctgtaaaacccctcactatacactttatacacagaCAGGCAtgtacattttctcacatttcaaacttttttaaacactctcaaagttcaaatgaaatttgaacttcaatgatcaacctactaggttggacacaagaaattattaagtgagtCACGcttatttcactcctctgaccgtgcctcatcCTGGTATCATTTGGCTGTaccgtttttgtatccttgttaaaacatattgctcctgtcgttgtattttcctcacacggttagcttcttcggTTTCTACtagtgtttacagtattggcagtTAGAAAGCAGCTCAcgcggttagctagtttggtagccatgaccacaacaggagacaacacgaaggagattgattgacaatggtctacagccaatcaggacgcagaagacaatcggtggtgcagacagaagagagagaatagagagacaccTCCGCCTCAGCACAAAACTACAACACTTAACTTCCCACAatccaattcttcttaaagggccaggctcatcctgtaacagcgttcataagcactaaaattgcacacaaaaaaatctgtgaaacagcgagtccacaaaaggtgaaccgcgatggagcgagggaacactgtaaattgTTTGTTGCGactttgtcccactttgttcgatggtctttgaacgcaccatctaactttcccCCCACGCTCTACAGATCGACTactattctgtatttttcccgtttttctctcacctcatatttggtcccaaatgctggtactatgtgggaatgcagaaaggtaagatttgatgacttgagtgctaatgtgcacatttgtttggtacacaacctctctgaaaaaggctcgtactggtggatggtgggtctgtattcatgtcgtgcttttattttgatgttgttcctgtcatagttttacacaatacataatacgATAAATGACATCGcaataatgtacgtatgttttgttgatgtgttgAAATCTTTCCCGGTAAatagctagtgcgctgctaatgctatttagctCCATTCCCgacttcagtcatgctaagccgCAGAGCATGCACAACAATCGTTCCGCCGGAAGCCCAGGCTCTCGTGTTGTTTAAGAGACGGCctgtcaaccggttgctagtcttgcgataccggCGCATGTGTCTTCAATCGAataatctaaggatttatggccgattcttatcgatccaggaggctgcttaCCAATGCAGTCGCATCTCTCGCTTgccaaaccggatatccggtggCAACGGTTTGTTGTTCACAACCCTACAAGTTACACCGAGGAAGATTGAGttcatttaatcctaccccttctccttgTGTCAGCAGTTCCTAAAATTCTGTTCACTTCTGGTGTTTAAATGTTCACATGTTATACTTTTCTAATCGGGAGAGAAAAGAATAAAGAATGTGTAACAATAGATAGCCATCTTACACAGTCACGTAAGAAAAGGAACGAAGACGAAAAAAAGAAGTGTAAATTAAAGTTAAATCAATGAATAAGCTGTCAGGAACATTGTATAATGTATGAATAGATGCATGATATAGAAGACTAAGCAATAACTTAAACAATATAAATTAATGAAGTCAGGATAAATTATACAAGGAACGATGGTTCTCATGCATTTTTCTTCTTTGatataccttgtgaacactagCCTATATATTATAGAACAGAATATAcatattgtatatactgtatatgtcattATAGCCTTTAAAACAGTCGCTAGAATTTGTTGGCGTGCAACTATTAACTGTaactgagaggtcaagaagaGTATTTGCTGGTCCACAAACATTTCAAAGAAAAGATATGTTGAGAACATCTGGCAGCGAGTACACTGGCAATTAAGTACACAGCGAGCAAAGTCTGTTCTGAGTCAGGTGGAAGAGATTATGTTTCAGTCCGGCACACGAAGCACTGTGACTCCATGCTGTGATACTTGGCATGAAAAGCGCCACCATATTTCTCTGAGCACGAATCAGAAGAGACGTCCTGCTCTAAAAATGTCCCGTGACCCTGTCCAGACGGTCCGGTGTCAACGAGGTGAAATTTTTGACAGGGGTTTCTATGAGTAAAGTTCACGGGACACAGTGAAGGACAGCTTCTCGTCACAATGTCAAAATCACAACAGCCATGCAGtaaaccgggggtgtccaaacaactctttttttattgacccattGATTGACACATTCCACAAATTAAATTTCCCAAAagttaaattaaacaaaccaaaaaacaacaacagcaacaatagaGCAAAGAGCAACAATGTGTAATAGTAGGCGTTAATAATACAGTCAAagcttggttagtgtcattattttcttccagaaggtccgactctaaccaagcAGACATtaaccaaatcaaattttcccatgtgaaattatgtaaatccaattaatctgtttttaGAAAGCCagaaatgtcaacacaaaacacgttttaatagagaacaagagagagagagagaatggcTTTTACTTGTCACTTATAGCAATCACCCATCCGTACATTTACAAGATACCATACTATATGACGGGGCGTAGACGGAACAGGATGACTACGCGATAAAAGGgggagaggaaaggggagaacaagaggagagaggaggaaacTATGCCGCTATGGGGGAGTGCAGTGTgggactggaaaaaaaacactgcaacatAGGCAcaaaaaggcacactttacaacataagAACTCAAAGACTTGCACCAGCGGAGGGGGAAAGGGCCGTGGAGGTGTTCCAGCACAGGCTGACAGCCAGCCACAGCCGTCGCAGCCATGCCAGGCGCATACCGTGGACCTCGCCTGTCAGCACTGGGGGGATGAAGCGGTGAAGGCGTGGGATTGGGGGAAGGGGTGTGTGTAGCAtacgtgcgtgtgcgtgagtgtccttggatgcgtgtgtgtgcattggCCTGGAGAGTCGC
Above is a genomic segment from Dunckerocampus dactyliophorus isolate RoL2022-P2 chromosome 1, RoL_Ddac_1.1, whole genome shotgun sequence containing:
- the ppdpfa gene encoding pancreatic progenitor cell differentiation and proliferation factor A; its protein translation is MAAIPSSGSLVATHDYYRRRIGSTSSNSSCSSAEYSGEVIPHHPGLPRQDSGHWWTSFFFAKSGAENQKNGSYTVANGQVTCIAREMLLKHQLSENGEIGKFEPSNPPPASS